A portion of the Mesobacillus sp. AQ2 genome contains these proteins:
- a CDS encoding YpdA family putative bacillithiol disulfide reductase yields MKNEDVIIIGGGPCGLAAAIALKKKGMNPLIIEKGNIVNAIYNYPTHQTFFSSSEKLAIGDVPFITENLKPKRNQALVYYREVVKREKLRIHKYEKVTEVVKQSELLFKVTTNKQQYTAENIVIATGYYDHPNLMGIPGEELTKVSHYFKEAHPFFDMDVAVIGGKNSSVDAAIELEKAGARVTVLYRGAEYSSSIKPWVLPEFEALVRAGSVQMVFNAEVKKITDSTVVYEHERKTVNLKNDHVFAMTGYRPDHAFLKKMGVGIDAETGRPDFDPETMETNIPGIFIAGVIAAGNNANEIFIENGRFHGGQIAEAISNKSEK; encoded by the coding sequence ATGAAAAACGAAGATGTCATCATTATCGGCGGGGGGCCATGCGGACTTGCTGCAGCCATTGCCCTTAAGAAGAAGGGAATGAATCCGCTCATCATCGAAAAGGGAAATATCGTGAATGCGATATATAATTATCCTACTCATCAAACATTCTTCAGCAGCAGTGAAAAGCTGGCAATTGGAGATGTCCCATTCATTACCGAGAATCTGAAACCGAAACGGAACCAGGCGCTGGTATATTACCGTGAAGTGGTCAAGCGCGAAAAGCTCAGAATCCATAAATACGAAAAGGTGACGGAAGTTGTAAAACAAAGCGAATTACTTTTTAAAGTAACAACAAATAAACAGCAGTACACCGCAGAAAATATCGTCATCGCGACAGGGTACTATGACCATCCAAATCTCATGGGAATACCTGGCGAAGAGCTGACCAAGGTTTCCCACTACTTCAAAGAAGCACATCCTTTCTTTGATATGGATGTCGCCGTCATAGGGGGCAAAAACTCGAGTGTGGATGCAGCCATCGAGCTGGAGAAGGCTGGAGCGCGAGTGACCGTCCTTTACAGGGGGGCAGAATATTCTTCGAGCATCAAACCGTGGGTACTGCCGGAATTTGAAGCGCTTGTAAGAGCAGGGTCAGTCCAAATGGTGTTTAACGCAGAAGTAAAAAAAATCACTGACAGTACAGTGGTTTATGAACATGAAAGGAAAACGGTGAATTTAAAAAATGATCATGTTTTTGCCATGACTGGTTACCGGCCGGACCATGCTTTCCTTAAGAAAATGGGAGTGGGAATCGATGCTGAAACAGGTCGGCCGGACTTTGACCCAGAAACCATGGAAACAAATATACCAGGCATATTTATTGCCGGTGTGATAGCTGCCGGGAACAACGCAAATGAAATCTTTATCGAAAATGGCCGATTCCACGGAGGTCAGATTGCAGAAGCGATATCAAATAAGAGTGAAAAGTGA
- a CDS encoding Glu/Leu/Phe/Val dehydrogenase — MVAANGNENPNKEDKHDVLRSTQTVIHKALEKLGYPDEVYELLKEPLRMMTVKIPVRMDDGSVKVFTGYRAQHNDAVGPTKGGIRFHPNVTEKEVKALSIWMSLKCGIVDLPYGGGKGGIVCDPRDMSFRELERLSRGYVRAISQIVGPTKDIPAPDVFTNSQIMAWMMDEYSRIDEFNSPGFITGKPLVLGGSHGRESATAKGVTICIREAAKKRDIELEGARVVVQGFGNAGSYLAKFMHDAGAKIIGISDAYGALHDPDGLDIDYLLDRRDSFGTVTKLFNNTITNKELLELDCDILVPAAIENQITEENAHNIRASIVVEAANGPTTLEATQILTERGILLVPDVLASAGGVTVSYFEWVQNNQGYYWTEEEVEEKLEKVMVKSFDSIYETAQTRRVDMRLAAYMVGVRKMAEASRFRGWI; from the coding sequence ATGGTAGCCGCAAACGGTAATGAAAATCCAAATAAAGAAGACAAACATGACGTCTTACGATCTACACAAACTGTTATTCACAAGGCTTTGGAAAAACTCGGATACCCAGATGAGGTTTATGAGCTTTTAAAGGAGCCGCTCAGAATGATGACAGTGAAAATCCCTGTCAGAATGGATGACGGATCTGTTAAAGTCTTTACTGGCTACCGGGCGCAGCACAATGATGCAGTGGGTCCAACAAAGGGAGGAATACGTTTCCATCCAAACGTAACGGAGAAGGAAGTCAAAGCCTTATCAATCTGGATGAGTTTGAAATGCGGCATCGTCGACCTGCCTTATGGCGGTGGTAAAGGCGGGATCGTTTGTGATCCTCGCGATATGTCGTTCAGGGAACTGGAAAGATTAAGCCGGGGGTATGTTCGTGCGATCAGCCAGATCGTAGGACCAACAAAGGATATTCCCGCACCTGATGTTTTCACGAACTCGCAGATTATGGCTTGGATGATGGATGAATACAGTCGTATAGATGAATTTAACTCTCCAGGATTCATTACAGGCAAACCGCTGGTACTCGGTGGATCACATGGTCGTGAATCGGCAACTGCAAAAGGGGTCACGATTTGTATCCGTGAAGCTGCAAAGAAAAGAGACATCGAACTGGAAGGTGCAAGAGTAGTCGTACAGGGGTTTGGTAATGCCGGAAGCTACTTAGCCAAATTCATGCATGATGCCGGCGCAAAAATCATCGGTATTTCAGATGCATATGGTGCACTCCATGATCCGGATGGACTCGATATCGATTACTTGCTTGACCGTCGGGACAGCTTTGGAACAGTAACTAAATTATTCAATAATACCATTACAAATAAAGAATTGTTGGAACTTGATTGTGATATTCTTGTTCCAGCTGCGATAGAAAACCAGATTACTGAAGAAAACGCCCATAATATCAGGGCAAGCATCGTCGTAGAGGCTGCTAACGGACCGACAACATTGGAAGCAACCCAGATCCTTACGGAACGCGGCATCCTGCTTGTACCCGATGTCCTTGCATCTGCTGGCGGGGTAACTGTTTCTTACTTTGAGTGGGTACAGAACAACCAGGGATATTACTGGACAGAAGAGGAAGTCGAAGAGAAGCTTGAAAAGGTTATGGTGAAATCCTTTGACAGCATCTATGAGACGGCCCAGACACGCAGAGTAGACATGCGCCTGGCTGCTTACATGGTCGGAGTCAGAAAAATGGCAGAAGCAAGCAGATTCAGGGGCTGGATTTAA
- a CDS encoding genetic competence negative regulator, with translation MRLERLTTNKIKIFLTIDDLSDRGLTKEDIWKDSLKWHQLFHDMLEEASEEFDLDIIGSVAVEIFSLHTQGMVMIITMIEQDEDEEQFEDGIIEMQVTVDGSEEILFQFDNIEDVIQLAKRLMQSGITGGSLHYMNDQYYLLMNGILPEDAEKTVSLLAEYGVPSILSIHRLLEYGKEIMEESAVETLVHYF, from the coding sequence ATGCGCTTAGAACGATTAACCACCAATAAAATAAAGATATTCCTTACGATAGATGACTTATCCGACCGGGGTTTGACCAAAGAGGATATTTGGAAGGATTCTTTGAAGTGGCACCAGCTTTTTCACGATATGCTCGAGGAGGCCAGCGAGGAATTCGATTTGGACATAATCGGTTCAGTTGCAGTGGAAATTTTCTCATTGCATACACAAGGAATGGTCATGATTATCACGATGATTGAACAGGATGAAGACGAAGAACAATTTGAAGATGGGATCATTGAAATGCAGGTAACGGTCGATGGAAGCGAAGAGATTCTATTTCAATTCGATAACATCGAGGATGTAATCCAGCTGGCCAAGAGATTGATGCAGTCTGGTATTACGGGAGGCAGCCTGCACTATATGAATGATCAGTACTATCTGCTAATGAATGGAATCTTGCCTGAAGATGCAGAGAAGACCGTGTCTTTATTGGCTGAGTATGGGGTTCCATCCATTTTGAGCATCCACAGACTGCTCGAATATGGGAAGGAAATTATGGAGGAATCTGCAGTCGAAACTCTTGTCCATTATTTTTGA
- a CDS encoding MerR family transcriptional regulator, with amino-acid sequence MGNSTGKYNIKAAANMLGIQPGTLRAWERRYQMIAPARNESGHRLYTEEHLKILRWLISKVNQGFTISQAVSLLENTEPLMGPSERPKKDKQDEFREEILTALLGFNSSKAHELINQAFSIFTIDKTVIDLLGPILIKVGDLWEEGSITTAHEHFASSFLRSRIEGLSSSFPHSSFLPKVIAVCGPGERHELGLLIYTMYLRRKGFEVIFLGTSLAENDIEAVLDKVKPRFLFLSCTLEENREATLELAGTIKKNYPGLHIGLGGIAIDSMPEGLQKEHQERIVGITRAEWEKWLKKRIDSLK; translated from the coding sequence ATGGGGAACAGCACAGGGAAATACAATATTAAAGCAGCAGCGAATATGCTTGGAATCCAGCCTGGGACACTGAGGGCCTGGGAGAGAAGATACCAGATGATTGCTCCTGCCAGGAATGAGTCCGGCCATCGCTTATATACGGAGGAACACTTAAAAATCTTACGTTGGCTGATTTCCAAAGTGAATCAAGGCTTCACGATCAGCCAGGCTGTTTCCCTGCTTGAGAACACTGAGCCATTAATGGGACCTTCTGAAAGGCCGAAAAAGGACAAGCAGGATGAATTCAGGGAAGAGATTTTAACTGCACTTTTGGGGTTCAATAGTTCAAAAGCCCATGAATTGATCAACCAGGCCTTCAGTATTTTTACGATTGATAAAACGGTCATTGATTTATTAGGGCCAATTTTGATTAAAGTAGGCGATTTATGGGAAGAGGGAAGTATAACGACTGCACATGAGCATTTTGCTTCTTCGTTTCTTCGTTCAAGGATTGAAGGATTATCTAGTTCATTTCCGCATAGTTCGTTTCTTCCTAAGGTAATTGCTGTATGCGGACCAGGGGAGAGGCACGAGCTAGGTTTGCTGATCTATACAATGTACCTGAGGAGAAAGGGGTTCGAGGTTATCTTTCTTGGCACAAGTCTTGCTGAAAATGATATTGAAGCAGTGCTGGATAAGGTAAAACCCAGGTTCTTATTCTTATCATGCACATTGGAGGAAAACAGGGAAGCAACCTTGGAACTTGCCGGGACCATAAAGAAGAATTATCCTGGTCTTCATATCGGGCTCGGTGGCATAGCAATTGATTCCATGCCTGAAGGGCTGCAGAAAGAACATCAGGAACGCATTGTAGGGATCACAAGGGCGGAGTGGGAGAAATGGTTGAAAAAGCGCATCGATTCACTTAAATAA
- a CDS encoding metallophosphoesterase → MEIIYILLGMLLFGGFLLLYMYRQAFEDRVLKQEIRLKDFPASFGTVRIFFISDIHKRIISDSIINEVKGKPDLVIIGGDLAEKGVSLERISANLEKLKTVGPVFFVWGNNDYEFNSHELDSLLYHSGVKVLDNTAVKFESEAGDILYLLGIDDFGLGKSRLDLAVRDAEEEGFRILVSHNPAIANSLKSEDEISLLLSGHTHGGQIRIFGFGPYELGGIKKKNGTTVLTSNGYGTTGVPFRLGAKAETHLITLAPELNPAD, encoded by the coding sequence ATGGAGATCATTTATATTCTACTGGGGATGCTGCTGTTTGGCGGCTTCCTTCTACTATATATGTATAGGCAGGCATTTGAGGACAGAGTTTTAAAGCAGGAAATCAGGCTGAAGGATTTCCCGGCAAGTTTTGGTACTGTGAGAATCTTTTTTATTTCAGATATCCATAAGCGTATTATTTCAGATTCAATCATCAATGAAGTAAAAGGAAAGCCCGACCTCGTCATCATTGGAGGGGACCTTGCGGAAAAAGGGGTTTCCCTTGAACGGATTTCCGCAAATCTTGAGAAGCTGAAAACAGTAGGTCCTGTATTTTTTGTTTGGGGAAACAATGATTATGAATTCAATTCCCATGAATTGGACTCTCTTTTGTACCATTCTGGGGTAAAGGTCCTGGACAATACTGCGGTTAAATTTGAATCAGAAGCTGGGGATATCCTGTATCTTTTAGGTATAGACGATTTCGGCCTTGGCAAAAGCAGGCTGGATCTGGCTGTGCGTGATGCTGAAGAAGAAGGGTTTCGCATTCTTGTAAGCCATAATCCTGCCATCGCCAACAGTTTAAAGTCAGAGGATGAGATCAGTCTTTTATTAAGCGGACATACCCATGGAGGGCAAATCAGGATCTTTGGATTCGGCCCTTATGAGTTGGGCGGGATAAAAAAGAAAAATGGCACTACGGTGCTGACAAGCAATGGATATGGCACGACAGGAGTTCCATTTAGGCTGGGAGCAAAAGCCGAGACCCATTTGATTACATTGGCTCCTGAACTTAATCCAGCAGATTGA
- a CDS encoding CBS domain-containing protein, whose amino-acid sequence MFVKSIMIPKYKCITAQLGDTLQDVLEKLDGNEIDGVPVLDGDKYAGVVTRYGIYQEYFKTGGDKDEFLQKKVAGDILCLQDQILHGIEIFENTLVKLKDIPLLAVIDEHGKFQGAVTRSDALDQFQSAFGVQREGVRIAFTSVETEGRIARLADIAHQFHEHIISLVTFDETDKLVRRIVMKIEKKDNIDKFIKKLEDSGFRILDIHEV is encoded by the coding sequence ATGTTCGTTAAAAGTATCATGATACCGAAGTACAAATGTATAACTGCACAACTTGGTGATACACTGCAAGATGTGCTTGAAAAGCTTGATGGGAATGAAATTGATGGGGTTCCGGTTCTGGATGGCGACAAATATGCTGGTGTCGTCACAAGGTATGGGATTTACCAGGAATACTTCAAGACAGGCGGAGATAAGGACGAATTCCTGCAAAAGAAGGTGGCCGGGGATATACTATGCCTTCAGGATCAAATTCTCCATGGCATCGAGATTTTTGAAAACACCCTGGTCAAATTGAAGGATATCCCGCTTCTGGCTGTTATAGATGAACATGGGAAATTCCAGGGAGCTGTAACTCGCTCCGATGCCCTGGACCAATTCCAAAGTGCTTTTGGAGTACAAAGGGAGGGTGTCAGGATTGCGTTCACTTCTGTTGAAACAGAGGGAAGAATTGCTAGACTGGCTGATATTGCCCACCAGTTCCATGAACATATCATTTCATTGGTTACTTTCGATGAGACAGACAAGCTTGTCCGACGGATTGTCATGAAGATTGAAAAGAAAGACAATATAGACAAGTTTATCAAAAAGCTGGAGGATTCAGGTTTCCGGATCCTCGACATCCATGAAGTTTGA
- a CDS encoding spore coat associated protein CotJA, which yields MSTYRRVWYPYASPFDPCPPIKAKTYSTPPNLFLGFQPPNLEQFTPMQALRTGTLWKVFYDPWYSPYEAPTEEDHS from the coding sequence TTGTCAACATACAGAAGAGTTTGGTACCCATACGCCAGTCCCTTCGATCCTTGTCCGCCTATCAAGGCGAAAACGTATTCCACACCACCGAATCTATTCCTGGGCTTCCAGCCGCCCAATCTTGAACAGTTCACACCAATGCAAGCATTGAGGACAGGGACCCTGTGGAAGGTGTTCTATGATCCCTGGTATTCACCATACGAGGCTCCAACGGAGGAGGACCACTCATGA
- a CDS encoding spore coat protein CotJB, protein MKQLPKEFYAAMEELQAVDFVLVELTLYLDTHPEDYDAINQFNQFAKERRRLKKVVESMYGPLQQYGNSYSGYPWNWSEGPWPWQI, encoded by the coding sequence ATGAAACAATTGCCGAAGGAATTTTATGCGGCGATGGAAGAACTTCAGGCGGTTGATTTTGTTCTTGTTGAACTTACCCTGTATCTCGATACCCACCCTGAGGATTATGATGCCATCAACCAGTTCAACCAGTTCGCTAAAGAAAGGCGCAGATTGAAAAAGGTTGTTGAAAGCATGTATGGTCCTCTCCAGCAATATGGCAACAGCTATTCCGGTTATCCATGGAACTGGTCAGAAGGTCCGTGGCCTTGGCAAATTTAA
- a CDS encoding manganese catalase family protein, protein MWLYEKKLQYPVKVSTCNPMLAKFLVEQYGGADGELAAALRYLNQRYSIPDKVIGLLTDIGTEEFAHLEMIATMIYKLTKDATPDQMKQAGLDAHYANHDSAIFYHNAAGVPWTASYIAAKGDPIADLYEDIAAEEKARATYQWIINLSDDPDLNDGLRYLREREIIHSQRFREAVEIIKEDQGKKKVF, encoded by the coding sequence ATGTGGCTTTATGAAAAGAAGTTGCAATATCCCGTAAAAGTAAGCACCTGTAACCCCATGCTCGCCAAATTTCTGGTTGAACAATATGGCGGGGCCGACGGCGAATTGGCCGCGGCACTCAGATACCTGAACCAGCGTTATTCCATTCCTGATAAAGTAATAGGATTATTGACAGATATAGGCACAGAAGAATTCGCCCATTTGGAAATGATTGCGACTATGATTTACAAATTGACCAAGGATGCAACCCCTGATCAGATGAAACAGGCAGGACTTGATGCCCACTATGCGAATCATGATAGTGCTATTTTTTACCATAATGCTGCAGGAGTACCTTGGACAGCATCCTATATCGCCGCAAAGGGTGATCCTATCGCCGATTTATATGAGGATATAGCGGCAGAAGAAAAAGCGAGAGCAACCTACCAGTGGATTATCAATTTGAGCGATGACCCTGACCTTAATGATGGGTTGCGGTACCTTCGGGAACGTGAAATCATCCATTCCCAGCGTTTCCGTGAGGCAGTGGAAATCATCAAGGAGGACCAGGGCAAAAAGAAAGTTTTCTAG
- a CDS encoding YpbF family protein, translated as MEQEIMNLDDRTDPATKRMLQNVIDRKKKFERYKSRHLLSVWATIGLISIYFYYLYITVMKPYSYSFAEIFSVYVQNSANLYFLIFTVGTYGLMILLKEKREKAEKEYQALRCEIVDRSKDLWKKEDEWKSRHIVFDMMKKKYDINLYHENK; from the coding sequence ATGGAACAGGAAATCATGAATCTGGATGACCGTACAGATCCTGCGACTAAAAGGATGCTGCAAAATGTAATAGACCGGAAGAAAAAGTTCGAACGGTATAAATCAAGACATCTTTTATCCGTTTGGGCAACTATAGGGTTGATTTCGATTTATTTCTACTATCTTTATATAACGGTGATGAAGCCGTATTCTTATTCATTCGCCGAGATTTTTTCTGTTTATGTACAGAATTCTGCAAATCTATATTTCCTCATTTTTACGGTAGGAACCTACGGATTAATGATTCTGTTGAAGGAGAAACGTGAAAAGGCCGAGAAAGAATATCAGGCTTTACGATGTGAGATTGTTGACCGCAGCAAGGATTTATGGAAAAAAGAAGATGAATGGAAGAGCCGGCATATTGTATTCGATATGATGAAAAAGAAATATGATATTAATCTTTATCATGAAAACAAATAA
- a CDS encoding LysM peptidoglycan-binding domain-containing protein, translating into MNKEKPIRDQAERLRKRVERKSDSKVEKKDALPPRSEIHRQKQKKTKVKVKYPVIRLMALFFILLPITFFSILSYLDGEGGPLNKTLERAGVEMINVESKEDWKDIKQEEEDAAPVLEEVSGPTDEIEAAAAAAPSPSPASSNNSDKDSTDTGAGGEKETVEGQAAATPDHKDEQASPTTSSNSDEGETASEETILYHTVKPSETLFRVAMTYYKSQDGIPIIQKANNLKGNEIKAGQVLKIPIKN; encoded by the coding sequence GTGAATAAGGAAAAACCGATCAGGGACCAGGCGGAGCGGCTGAGAAAAAGGGTAGAACGCAAGTCTGATAGTAAAGTTGAGAAAAAGGATGCACTGCCGCCAAGAAGTGAGATCCATAGACAAAAACAGAAAAAAACGAAAGTGAAAGTTAAATACCCGGTGATCAGGCTGATGGCATTATTTTTCATTTTGCTGCCCATTACCTTTTTCAGCATCCTTTCCTATCTGGATGGTGAAGGTGGACCCTTGAATAAAACGCTTGAACGGGCTGGCGTGGAAATGATCAATGTTGAGAGTAAAGAAGACTGGAAAGACATAAAACAGGAAGAAGAAGATGCGGCACCGGTGTTAGAAGAAGTTTCCGGACCAACAGATGAAATCGAGGCAGCAGCAGCTGCTGCGCCTTCACCTTCACCTGCATCTTCCAATAACAGCGACAAGGACTCAACAGACACTGGTGCGGGTGGAGAGAAGGAAACGGTGGAGGGACAAGCGGCAGCCACTCCTGATCATAAGGATGAACAGGCATCCCCGACGACCTCATCCAACTCTGATGAAGGAGAAACCGCAAGCGAAGAAACAATCCTCTATCATACAGTAAAACCGAGTGAAACTTTATTCAGGGTGGCGATGACCTATTATAAGTCCCAGGATGGGATTCCGATCATCCAGAAAGCGAACAACCTGAAGGGCAATGAAATCAAGGCAGGACAAGTTCTTAAAATACCGATTAAAAATTAG
- a CDS encoding CPBP family intramembrane glutamic endopeptidase, with translation MKDRYKETVAGLTEKELLFHLAATQILLLTISSILGMIVFDSIKEFTELFVWDDQNILTYGLGAGAAVVALDVVLMKYLPKSYYDDGGLNERIFRNRSVSQIMLIAAVVAASEEILFRGVIQTNTGLIISSIIFAVVHYRYLFNWFLFTNIILLSFLIGFIYMVTHNLAVTIIMHFVIDFILGLIIKFRTHAANGGTGSE, from the coding sequence ATGAAAGATCGGTATAAGGAAACCGTGGCGGGGCTTACTGAAAAGGAACTGCTTTTCCATCTTGCGGCTACTCAAATTTTACTATTAACGATTTCGTCCATTTTGGGTATGATAGTGTTTGATAGTATAAAAGAATTCACGGAATTATTCGTTTGGGATGATCAGAATATTTTGACGTACGGTTTAGGGGCAGGGGCGGCAGTTGTCGCGCTGGACGTCGTCCTTATGAAATATCTGCCGAAATCGTATTATGACGATGGTGGGCTGAACGAAAGAATATTCAGGAATAGAAGCGTCTCCCAGATCATGCTGATTGCAGCGGTGGTTGCTGCCAGTGAGGAAATACTCTTTCGGGGAGTCATCCAGACAAATACAGGTCTGATCATTTCGAGCATCATTTTTGCAGTCGTTCATTACCGTTATTTGTTCAATTGGTTTTTGTTTACTAATATTATCTTATTGAGTTTCTTGATTGGCTTTATATATATGGTCACGCACAACCTGGCAGTGACCATTATCATGCATTTTGTTATTGATTTCATCTTAGGTTTGATCATAAAATTCAGAACTCATGCAGCAAATGGGGGTACAGGAAGTGAATAA
- a CDS encoding RecQ family ATP-dependent DNA helicase: MELKHYLAKYFHFTDFRPGQRETIEAVLEKNHTISMLPTGTGKSLCYQLPGYLLDGPVLVVSPLLSLMQDQVEQMMAMGEKRVIALNSFLSPRQKAQGLEQLEKFKYIFISPEMLGIDSILDRLMKLSVSLFVVDEAHCISQWGYDFRPDYLKLGEYRKKLGQPLTLALTATATKEVRRDIAEKLCLEEWNEIVYSVDRPSISLTLEQASSFQEKLERTTELVKYLKGPGIIYFSSKKVAEQTAAHLREKGSKNVMAYHGGLDSESRVLIQQQFINGQLDVVCATSAFGMGINKDNVRYVIHFHMPMQIESYLQEIGRAARDGLDSIAVLLYSPGDEQLAYQLAEAELPDQYQVERLFGFLIEHQIPYHDLDHRAEELSMICGFTEIQWRIVEEYLSSLGNVNYKADSENMIQLIDNRLSVKKQKIRSMLEWIQTKECKRAFILETFNEQLAGKPENCCSCCGINMEHYKETKSSIEHEETVMDWKRDLASILLISERIE, translated from the coding sequence ATGGAACTGAAACATTATCTGGCTAAATATTTTCATTTTACTGATTTCCGTCCGGGACAGCGTGAAACAATTGAAGCTGTCTTAGAGAAAAATCATACTATATCGATGCTGCCGACAGGTACAGGAAAGTCACTTTGCTATCAGTTACCAGGTTACCTGCTTGATGGTCCAGTTTTGGTTGTATCACCACTTCTGTCGCTGATGCAGGACCAGGTTGAGCAAATGATGGCCATGGGTGAAAAGAGAGTGATTGCCTTAAATTCCTTCTTATCTCCGCGGCAAAAGGCCCAGGGACTTGAGCAACTCGAAAAATTCAAATATATTTTCATATCTCCTGAAATGCTGGGGATTGATTCAATATTGGATCGGCTGATGAAGCTGTCTGTGTCCCTTTTTGTTGTGGATGAGGCCCACTGTATCTCACAGTGGGGTTATGATTTCAGGCCTGACTATCTTAAGCTTGGGGAATACCGCAAGAAGCTTGGACAACCGTTGACGCTTGCATTAACAGCCACTGCCACAAAGGAAGTTCGCAGAGATATTGCTGAAAAGCTTTGTCTTGAGGAATGGAATGAGATAGTCTATTCGGTGGACCGTCCATCTATTTCGCTCACTCTCGAACAAGCATCGTCATTCCAGGAAAAGCTGGAAAGGACAACCGAGCTGGTGAAATACCTAAAAGGGCCTGGGATCATCTACTTTTCAAGCAAGAAAGTGGCTGAACAAACAGCCGCACATTTGAGGGAGAAGGGCAGCAAGAATGTCATGGCTTATCACGGAGGACTTGATTCGGAAAGCCGGGTCCTGATCCAGCAGCAGTTCATCAATGGTCAGCTTGATGTGGTTTGTGCCACCAGCGCTTTTGGAATGGGCATCAATAAAGATAATGTACGGTATGTAATCCATTTTCACATGCCAATGCAAATCGAATCGTATCTTCAGGAAATCGGCAGAGCCGCAAGAGATGGTTTGGATTCCATCGCCGTTTTGCTGTATTCTCCAGGAGATGAACAGCTGGCGTACCAGCTCGCCGAAGCAGAACTTCCAGATCAGTACCAGGTGGAACGATTGTTCGGATTTTTAATTGAACATCAAATACCTTACCATGATTTGGACCATCGGGCCGAAGAGCTATCAATGATATGCGGATTCACGGAGATACAATGGAGGATTGTCGAAGAATACCTGTCCAGTCTTGGGAATGTAAATTATAAAGCCGATTCGGAAAATATGATTCAATTGATTGATAACCGTTTGTCTGTGAAAAAGCAGAAGATCCGGAGCATGCTTGAATGGATCCAGACAAAGGAATGCAAAAGAGCATTTATCCTGGAAACATTCAATGAACAACTGGCAGGAAAGCCTGAGAATTGCTGCAGCTGCTGTGGTATAAATATGGAGCATTATAAAGAAACCAAATCATCCATTGAACATGAGGAAACTGTGATGGATTGGAAGCGTGATTTGGCTTCAATTTTATTGATAAGTGAGCGGATAGAATGA